One segment of Thermococcus profundus DNA contains the following:
- a CDS encoding GNAT family N-acetyltransferase: MRPVVIKGDRVSLGVLTREDLHTVWKWYNDRRVRRYLSFPHEVFFYEDEMEWYEAIRREKSREKVFAIVKNEEKTLVGLIGLHNIDLYSRNAELGYFLGPEHWGMGYATEAVFLAVRYAFEWLNLRKLYARVFEPNVPSSRILERNGFTLAGRLREHQYVPGKGFVDVLLYELLREEV, translated from the coding sequence ATGAGGCCCGTTGTTATCAAAGGTGACAGGGTCAGCCTGGGAGTGCTCACAAGGGAGGATCTCCATACCGTCTGGAAGTGGTACAACGACAGGAGGGTGAGAAGGTACCTCTCCTTCCCTCACGAGGTCTTCTTCTACGAGGATGAAATGGAGTGGTATGAAGCCATAAGGCGGGAGAAGAGCAGGGAGAAGGTCTTTGCCATCGTGAAAAACGAGGAAAAGACCCTTGTGGGGTTGATAGGCCTCCACAACATCGACCTCTACAGCAGGAACGCCGAGCTCGGCTACTTCCTTGGCCCAGAGCACTGGGGGATGGGGTACGCGACGGAGGCTGTTTTTCTGGCCGTCAGATACGCCTTCGAATGGCTTAACCTGAGGAAGCTCTATGCTAGGGTTTTTGAGCCCAACGTCCCCTCCAGCAGGATCCTTGAGAGGAACGGCTTCACCCTGGCTGGAAGGCTCAGGGAGCACCAGTACGTACCTGGAAAGGGCTTCGTTGACGTCCTCCTCTACGAGCTGCTTCGTGAGGAGGTGTAG
- a CDS encoding transcriptional regulator has translation MDRERLIEIVSRVFQRGGFKVARVELRGGCFDLVASGLLTLLFVKVATNIDTVTEEQAEDLKRLSKVFKASPLIVGLKTKNSELEEDVIYERFGIYALSPATLYRVIIEGELPAIFAERGGLYVRINGELLRRLREKHGYSVGELASLLGVSRKSILNYEREEGAVSLEVAVRMEEIFDEPIAEPIDVLRAKVEGELKPSKPETPLEKEVFDKLTELGMGVVKVKRAPFNALSKEDEFTILTGIDEKKTRSTVKRAEMVAEVGRIINSGGLFVLEKSKLEVVSEVPLIPKESFEEIKDVDELIELIEDLKNRISAK, from the coding sequence ATGGACAGGGAAAGGCTCATAGAGATCGTTTCAAGGGTGTTCCAGAGGGGTGGCTTCAAGGTTGCGCGCGTCGAGCTTAGAGGAGGGTGTTTTGATCTGGTCGCCAGCGGGCTTCTGACGCTCCTCTTCGTCAAGGTCGCCACCAACATAGATACGGTCACTGAGGAGCAGGCGGAGGACTTAAAGAGGCTCTCAAAGGTGTTCAAGGCTTCCCCGCTCATAGTGGGACTTAAGACGAAGAACTCCGAGCTGGAGGAGGACGTCATATACGAGCGCTTTGGAATATACGCGCTGAGCCCAGCCACCCTCTACCGGGTCATAATAGAAGGTGAACTTCCGGCGATATTCGCCGAGCGCGGAGGATTGTACGTGAGGATAAACGGGGAACTTCTGCGCAGGCTCCGCGAGAAGCACGGCTACTCCGTTGGCGAGCTCGCTTCTCTCCTCGGGGTTTCGAGGAAGAGCATCCTGAACTACGAGCGCGAGGAGGGGGCGGTTTCGCTCGAAGTCGCTGTGAGAATGGAGGAGATATTCGACGAGCCCATAGCGGAGCCCATAGACGTGCTCCGGGCTAAGGTTGAGGGGGAGCTCAAGCCCTCCAAACCCGAGACGCCCCTGGAAAAGGAGGTCTTCGACAAGCTCACCGAGCTGGGTATGGGCGTGGTGAAGGTGAAGCGCGCTCCCTTCAACGCCCTCTCCAAGGAGGACGAGTTCACCATACTGACTGGCATAGATGAGAAGAAAACCCGCTCGACTGTAAAGCGCGCAGAGATGGTGGCGGAAGTGGGAAGGATAATAAACAGCGGCGGCCTCTTCGTTCTTGAGAAGTCAAAGCTTGAAGTCGTTTCTGAGGTTCCCCTGATTCCAAAGGAGAGCTTTGAGGAAATCAAGGACGTTGATGAGCTCATCGAGCTGATTGAGGATCTGAAGAACAGGATCTCCGCCAAATGA